A window of Bacteroidota bacterium contains these coding sequences:
- a CDS encoding DUF1361 domain-containing protein: MTTQSFLTLRFRTALFLFSMSLFCFALSAVRYYFTGTATYLFLNWNLFLAFIPWCVGTILAGWKNQPKGIFALCLLLGTWLLFFPNSPYILTDLFHLKARNPVPLWYDLIVILSYAWTGLAFGFISLFEIENLLLRKLHPFLVGTISTVLLFLGSFGVYLGRYQRWNSWDIISEPSPLLYDIGERIANPLSHPQTWGMTLLLGILLNMIFWTMKFMKTGTNLTANFHQLKK; this comes from the coding sequence ATGACCACTCAATCATTCCTCACTTTACGCTTTCGTACCGCCTTGTTTTTATTCAGTATGTCCTTGTTTTGTTTCGCGCTGTCGGCCGTTCGATATTATTTCACAGGAACAGCTACCTATCTCTTCCTGAACTGGAATCTCTTTCTCGCATTTATACCATGGTGTGTCGGGACCATTCTTGCAGGATGGAAAAATCAACCCAAGGGAATCTTCGCTCTGTGTCTGCTCCTGGGAACATGGTTGCTTTTCTTTCCAAATTCTCCTTACATACTCACAGATCTCTTTCACCTGAAAGCACGAAATCCGGTTCCTCTATGGTATGACCTCATCGTTATACTTTCCTATGCATGGACCGGACTTGCATTCGGATTTATCAGTTTGTTTGAAATAGAAAATCTGTTGCTTCGCAAGTTACATCCGTTCCTGGTCGGAACGATTTCAACTGTACTTTTATTCCTTGGAAGTTTTGGCGTTTACCTTGGCCGTTACCAGCGCTGGAACAGCTGGGATATCATCAGTGAGCCAAGTCCATTGTTGTATGATATTGGAGAGCGAATTGCCAATCCGCTTTCTCATCCCCAAACCTGGGGCATGACTTTACTACTGGGAATCTTATTGAATATGATTTTCTGGACCATGAAATTCATGAAAACAGGAACCAACCTAACCGCGAATTTTCATCAGCTAAAAAAATAA